In a single window of the Drosophila albomicans strain 15112-1751.03 chromosome 3, ASM965048v2, whole genome shotgun sequence genome:
- the LOC117572678 gene encoding snaclec bothroinsularin subunit beta-like, giving the protein MKFIALGVLYLLSAVAWALEPFEYVDEEFDIFGASNDSDPLSISNPFLYLKSPYVLSITKKLNWFEATAACAAREFTLVSIETLTKQQTLYRTIAGSGIQNQMNEPVWTSGSNLANGAVWSWYSTGKPFTYRNFQNQYVESDYRCMAYNAINGRWTPEFCSSKRYFICECL; this is encoded by the exons ATGAAGTTCATAGCTCTTGGTGTACTTTATTTGCTCAGTGCAGTGGCCTGGGCTCTTGAGCCATTTGAATACGTGGACGAagaatttgatatttttggtGCCAGCAATGATTCAGATCCATTGTCGATATCAAACCCCTTTCTCTATCTTAAATCGCCTTATGTATTGTCAATCACTAAAAAG CTCAATTGGTTTGAGGCCACCGCAGCATGTGCTGCTAGAGAGTTCACTTTGGTCTCGATTGAAACTTtaaccaaacaacaaacattgtACAGAACTATCGCTGGATCGGGTATCCAGAATCAAATGAACGAACCAGTTTGGACTTCGGGCTCGAATCTGGCAAACGGTGCCGTCTGGAGTTGGTATTCAACCGGAAAACCCTTCACATATCGCAATTTCCAGAATCAATATGTGGAAAGTGATTATCGTTGCATGGCTTATAATGCGATCAATGGTCGTTGGACACCTGAATTTTGCAGCTCCAAACGTTATTTCATTTGCGAATGTTTATAA
- the LOC117572680 gene encoding lectin BRA-3-like: MKYLALTILFLLCTVSWAEDEELQDEEAPLTIALTIFNYNSSSYGFSLYHKVSWFQAELICRSAGYTLLDIPTDTIQESIKEILLSSGLDLSFYSDNSLWTSGTNLGSWGQYVWQSTGQRITYNEFLENPPTDHPFCIGYNVATGYWHHQYCRDERYFICKEVTTATC; encoded by the exons ATGAAGTATTTAGCGTTAACTATTCTCTTTCTGCTCTGCACTGTGTCCTGGGCTGAGGATGAAGAACTTCAGGATGAGGAAGCACCTCTGACTATCGCTCTAACCATctttaattacaattcaaGTTCCTATGGATTCTCTCTATACCATAAA gtGAGCTGGTTTCAGGCTGAGCTCATTTGCAGATCAGCTGGTTACACTCTGCTGGATATTCCAACCGATACCATTCAAGAAAGcataaaagaaattttgttGAGCAGTGGCCTTGATTTGAGTTTCTATTCCGACAACTCACTTTGGACCTCAGGGACAAATCTAGGATCGTGGGGTCAATATGTTTGGCAATCTACTGGACAACGCATTACCTATAATGAGTTCCTTGAAAACCCACCTACAGACCATCCATTTTGCATTGGCTATAATGTCGCAACTGGCTATTGGCACCATCAATATTGTCGGGATGAACGTTATTTCATATGCAAAGAAGTTACTACCGCAACATGTTAG
- the LOC117568611 gene encoding galactose-specific lectin nattectin-like: MKLIVFGLLYLLWAVALADDPEDPSDEVDEDEIDDEDEIPGTEVIDHSQPWPIAFFYVEDPFVLSITRKLNWFEATAACAARDFTLVSIGSLTKQRQLYNTVIKSGLQYQMNEPVWTSGSNLANRAVWSWYSTGRPFTYRNFQDQNVYAEELCMAYNTLNGRWTAELCTAKRYFICECA, from the exons atgaaattaatagtTTTCGGTCTACTTTATTTGCTCTGGGCTGTCGCATTGGCAGACGATCCTGAGGACCCATCAGATGAGGTTGACGAAGATGAGATTGACGATGAAGACGAGATTCCCGGCACTGAAGTCATCGATCATTCACAGCCATGGCCAATAGCGTTTTTCTACGTTGAAGATCCCTTTGTACTATCAATCACTAGAAAG CTCAATTGGTTTGAGGCCACCGCAGCATGTGCTGCGAGAGACTTCACCTTAGTCTCCATTGGAAGTTTAACCAAGCAGAGACAGCTGTATAACACTGTTATTAAATCTGGTCTTCAGTATCAAATGAACGAGCCAGTCTGGACTTCAGGATCCAATTTGGCTAATCGTGCCGTGTGGAGCTGGTATTCAACCGGAAGACCTTTCACATATCGCAATTTCCAGGATCAGAATGTTTATGCTGAGGAACTTTGCATGGCTTATAATACACTCAACGGTCGTTGGACCGCCGAACTTTGCACTGCCAAACGTTACTTCATTTGCGAGTGTGCCTAA
- the LOC117568521 gene encoding lectin BRA-3-like, producing MKYLGLTILFLLCTVSWAEDEELQDEEPPLNIALTFFNYNSSSYGFSLYDKVSWFQAELICRSAGYTLLDIPTDTIQESIKEILLSSGLDLSFYSDNSLWTSGTNLGSWGHYVWQSTGQRITYNEFLENPPTDHPFCIGYNVATSYWHHQYCRDERYFICKEVTTATC from the exons ATGAAGTACTTAGGGTTAACTATTCTCTTTTTGCTCTGCACTGTGTCCTGGGCTGAGGATGAAGAGCTTCAGGATGAGGAACCACCTCTGAATATCGCTCTAACCTTctttaattacaattcaaGTTCCTATGGATTCTCTCTATACGACAAA gtGAGCTGGTTTCAGGCTGAGCTCATTTGCAGATCAGCTGGTTACACTCTGCTGGATATTCCAACCGATACCATTCAAGAAAGcataaaagaaattttgttGAGCAGTGGCCTTGATTTGAGTTTCTATTCCGACAACTCACTTTGGACCTCAGGGACAAATCTAGGATCGTGGGGTCATTATGTTTGGCAATCTACTGGACAACGCATTACCTATAATGAGTTCCTTGAAAACCCACCTACAGACCATCCATTTTGCATTGGCTATAATGTCGCAACTAGCTATTGGCACCATCAATATTGTCGGGATGAACGTTATTTCATATGCAAAGAAGTTACTACCGCAACATGTTAG
- the LOC117569366 gene encoding snaclec alboaggregin-D subunit beta gives MLFRLFLILGLLQLSYCQKPKYITVTYTKVNWFRAQLICNRSNMTLASVPNIQSHYKVISSISEIAYLLGREKFWLGGNNLGDLSTWNWPGAGLPFGYKKWAENEPTSALTGEEACLVMAEDNDWYSEDCNNKYFFVCESKCDSNAAVEPIFI, from the exons ATGTTGTTTCGTCTGTTCCTGATTCTCGGACTGCTTCAGTTGAGCTATTGTCAGAAACCGAAATATATCACAGTAACTTATACAAAG GTTAATTGGTTCAGGGCGCAACTTATTTGCAATCGCTCCAACATGACTTTAGCTTCGGTTCCCAATATTCAGAGTCATTACAAAGTGATAAGCAGCATAAGTGAGATTG CTTATTTATTGGGCCGAGAAAAATTCTGGTTAGGCGGAAATAACCTTGGTGATCTAAGTACATGGAATTGGCCAGGTGCAGGATTACCTTTTGGCTACAAGAAATGGGCAGAGAATGAACCCACATCCGCTTTGACTGGAGAAGAAGCGTGCCTAGTTATGGCTGAGGATAATGACTGGTACAGCGAAGACTGcaacaataaatacttttttgtatGCGAATCAAAGTGCGACTCTAATGCAGCTGTGGAacctatatttatttaa
- the LOC117570203 gene encoding patched domain-containing protein 3, giving the protein MTCGISCVDKTLNKSFYHLGICIAKHPGYFVIIPVMITLLCMTGYQQLKYQIDPEYLFSPINGEGKAERAVVEQYFKVNYTHRFNVGRITRPGRFGRVIVIPKDGDDNMLRREIFMELRQLDNLIQNATTTFDGDTFTYKDNCARWENECFENDILNLDALMDDIESGQLNLTFPIMFNPVTWDAHAFPVFFGGTKLTEDNYIISVPAIQLVYFVTADNKRQDAKGAEWEETFLRVVGKAENSGMFKHISVSYFASRTLDHELEKNTKTVVPYFSSTFLLMGLFSIITCMMGDAVRSKPWLGLMGNISAIMATLAAFGLAMYCGIEFIGINLAAPFLMIGIGIDDTFVMLAGWRRTPAKMPVHERMAHMMSEAAVSITITSVTDFISFLIGIISPFRSVKIFCTYSVFAVCFTFIWHITFFAACMAISGYRERKNLHAIFGCKVKPMSVAIKEKRNFLYKAIMAGGIDHNDPDNPIDNKDHMFMAFFKDKLAAVINNKWCKILIILAFATYLAGACYGVTQIKEGLERRKLSREDSYSVEFFDREDDYYREFPYRMQVIISSPHNYSDPWVQEQMENLTRTLEHTSYVTSSLYTESWLRSFLSFMDRNYDYLNITIDDEPSFIEAVKEHWLFPGNPFSLDVRLNEDETQIIASRFLIQAVNITDTNHEKEMVRDLRKICKDSPLNASIFHPYFVFFDQFELVRPVSLQAMVIGAIIMMIISFIFIPNILCSLWVAFSVISIELGVAGYMALWDVNLDSISMINLIMCIGFSVDFTAHICYTYMSSKKRSPKARVREALHSLGLPIVQGSSSTILGIIALLLAQSYIFLVFFKMVFLVIFFGAMHGLFLLPVLLSLFGPGSWLTWTGRDDGSDAEVDDSVDDDMKLGHVMEKPFAQSYYMQYPSMGLNGPFAYGSKGFLGAPYKAYGVDEKDQGLGTSGEDSSESSSSRSQRRQQLAANAAASPEDATQMRRRYEDGWRRSSYQNIYGNGNVNGGAQFQAQPDLYGQQVSAAEWRQRLDAHEQQHRNSKQRRNESYDNYDRDMQRARRNSHGDVIDVHTPTPTSSLDERMRRQYQLAISASAGSGDDSSYHHREQPESSPGAGPLANSSAKRYHRRRSSEDSTRYHQRWPANIEERRARRAHSPSAQRHSQAHSYSETAAIAASFARRSSSHHNLYQPSGVKATTHQPPTYQYGDY; this is encoded by the exons ATGACTTGCGGCATATCTTGTGTCGATAAGACACTAAATAAATCATTCTACCATCTCGGCATTTGCATCGCCAAACATCCGGGCTACTTTGTCATTATACCTGTGATGATAACTTTGTTGTGTATGACGGG CtatcaacaattaaaatatcaaatcgATCCTGAATATCTATTTTCGCCCATTAATGGCGAGGGAAAGGCCGAGCGTGCCGTTGTTGAGCAATATTTTAAGGTGAATTATACGCATCGCTTCAATGTGGGACGCATTACGAGGCCCG GTCGCTTTGGTCGAGTCATTGTCATACCCAAAGATGGCGATGACAATATGCTGCGCCGCGAGATCTTTATGGAGCTGCGGCAATTGGACAATCTCATACAGAATGCGACGACGACATTCGATGGCGATACATTCACCTACAAGGACAACTGTGCCCGCTGGGAGAACGAATGCTTCGAGAATGACATTCTCAACCTGGATGCACTCATGGATGAT ATCGAATCCGGTCAGCTGAATCTCACATTTCCCATTATGTTTAATCCCGTGACGTGGGATGCTCACGCTTTTCCTGTGTTCTTTGGAGGCACAAAACTAACCGAGGATAACTATATCATAAGTGTGCCGGCCATACAGTTGGTCTACTTTGTCACGGCGGATAATAAACGACAAGATGCCAA GGGCGCTGAGTGGGAAGAAACTTTCCTTCGGGTTGTGGGCAAGGCTGAGAACTCGGGCATGTTTAAGCACATTTCGGTTTCATATTTTGCCTCTCGCACTCTGGACCACGAGCTGGAGAAGAATACGAAAACAGTTGTGCCCTATTTCAGTTCCACTTTTCTGTTAATGGGTCTGTTCAG CATCATAACCTGCATGATGGGTGATGCGGTCCGCTCGAAACCTTGGCTGGGTCTAATGGGCAATATTTCGGCCATTATGGCCACACTGGCTGCCTTCGGCTTGGCCATGTATTGTGGCATTGAGTTCATTGGCATCAATCTGGCTGCACCTTTTCTCATGATTG GCATTGGCATCGATGATACGTTTGTCATGTTAGCTGGTTGGCGTCGAACTCCCGCCAAGATGCCAGTTCATGAGCGCATGGCTCACATGATGTCGGAGGCTGCTGTTTCAATCACCATCACTTCGGTTACAGATTTCATATCCTTTTTGATTGGCATCATCAGTCCGTTCCGTTCGGTGAAAATCTTTTGCACCTACTCAGTGTTTGCCGTCTGCTTCACATTCATTTGGCACATCACTTTCTTCGCCGCCTGCATGGCCATCTCGGGCTACAGGGAACGCAAGAATCTTCACGCCATCTTCGGCTGCAAAGTGAAGCCCATGTCCGTGGCTATTAAGG AGAAACGCAACTTCCTCTACAAGGCGATCATGGCTGGCGGCATTGATCACAACGATCCGGATAATCCCATCGATAATAAGGATCACATGTTCATGGCCTTCTTCAAAGACAAACTCGCTGCTGTGATTAACAACAAATGGTGCAAGATCTTGATCATTCTGGCCTTTGCCACCTATCTGGCTGGTGCTTGCTATGGCGTCACACAGATCAAGGAGGGATTGGAGCGTCGCAAACTGTCACGCGAGGACTCCTATTCCGTGGAGTTTTTCGATCGTGAAGATGACTACTATCGCGAGTTTCCCTATAGAATGCAG GTTATCATTTCGAGTCCACACAACTACTCGGATCCCTGGGTGCAGGAGCAAATGGAGAATTTGACCAGAACATTAGAGCACACTTCGTATGTCACCTCTTCACTGTATACCGAATCCTGGCTACGTTCCTTCCTCTCGTTCATGGATCGCAACTATGACTATCTGAACATAACCATCGATGATGAGCCCTCTTTCATCGAAGCAGTCAAGGAGCATTGGCTCTTCCCCGGCAATCCATTTTCACTGGACGTGCGTCTAAATGAGGACGAGACACAGATCATCGCCTCTAGATTCCTCATTCAAGCGGTCAACATTACAGACACGAATCACGAGAAGGAAATGGTTAGAGATCTGCGTAAAATCTGCAAGGACTCCCCGCTGAATGCCTCCATCTTCCATCCCTACTTTGTGTTCTTCGATCAGTTCGAATTGGTGCGTCCTGTTTCCCTCCAAGCCATGGTTATTGGTGCCATCATCATGATGATCATTTCGTTCATCTTCATACCCAACATTCTTTGCTCACTCTGGGTCGCCTTCTCGGTCATTTCCATTGAGCTGGGCGTGGCTGGCTACATGGCACTATGGGATGTCAATCTCGACTCCATTTCGATGATCAACCTGATCATGTGCATTGGCTTCTCGGTGGATTTCACCGCACACATTTGCTACACTTACATGTCCTCGAAGAAGCGCAGTCCTAAGGCGCGAGTCCGCGAAGCACTTCACTCCCTGGGTCTGCCCATTGTGCAGGGCTCCAGCTCCACGATCTTGGGCATCATAGCGCTGCTGTTAGCTCAGAGCTATATCTTCTTGGTGTTCTTCAAGATGGTCTTCCTGGTCATTTTCTTTGGTGCCATGCACGGACTTTTCCTGCTGCCCGTTTTGCTGTCGCTCTTCGGTCCCGGCTCGTGGCTGACGTGGACGGGACGTGACGATGGTTCCGATGCGGAAGTAGATGACAGCGTGGATGATGACATGAAGCTTGGCCACGTAATGGAGAAACCCTTCGCGCAGTCCTATTACATGCAGTACCCCAGCATGGGTCTGAATGGTCCTTTTGCCTATGGCTCCAAGGGTTTCCTCGGTGCACCCTACAAAGCCTACGGTGTGGACGAGAAGGATCAGGGACTAGGCACGTCTGGTGAGGATTCGTCGGAGAGCAGCTCGAGTCGCTCGCAGCGTCGCCAGCAGCTGGCGGCCAATGCCGCAGCGTCCCCCGAGGATGCCACACAAATGCGACGACGCTATGAGGATGGCTGGCGTCGGTCCAGCTACCAGAACATctatggcaatggcaatgtcAATGGAGGAGCACAGTTTCAGGCCCAGCCCGATCTCTATGGCCAGCAGGTGTCGGCGGCCGAGTGGCGCCAGCGCCTCGATGCCcacgagcagcagcatcgcaaCAGTAAGCAGCGACGCAATGAGAGCTACGACAACTACGATCGCGACATGCAGCGGGCGCGTCGCAATTCCCACGGCGATGTCATCGACGTGCACACCCCGACGCCCACTTCGTCCCTAGACGAGCGCATGCGGCGACAGTATCAGCTGGCGATAAGCGCCTCGGCGGGCAGCGGCGACGACAGCAGCTATCATCATCGTGAGCAGCCCGAGTCAAGTCCAGGCGCCGGGCCACTGGCGAACAGCTCAGCGAAGCGCTATCATCGCCGTCGCTCCTCGGAGGACTCGACGCGTTACCATCAACGCTGGCCGGCGAACATCGAGGAGCGTCGTGCCCGGAGAGCACATTCGCCCAGCGCCCAGCGACACTCGCAGGCGCATTCGTACTCAGAGACTGCCGCAATTGCCGCTAGCTTTGCCCGTCGCTCGTCCTCGCATCACAATCTTTATCAGCCGTCAGGTGTCAAGGCGACAACGCATCAGCCGCCCACTTATCAGTATGGAGATTACTAA
- the LOC117568540 gene encoding uncharacterized protein LOC117568540 has translation MMNIFTTVLLFLPVSVNSINRTNGESLNFCPACEQWIISDCKVNKKSVSIDKDEDAYKLRYLQQGETVDPKLEKCLDDNLKVVGELTSFICMKSTTKGCLVVGNKKQFAIQNSLSYVCRYCAFYCECEKLIDSSSILNSYLSVSCISCVVFIMFYHIFIFIN, from the exons atgatgaacatttttacaactgtattattatttttacccGTGTCTGTAAACTCAATTAACA GGACGAATGGAGAGTCGCTCAACTTTTGCCCTGCTTGTGAACAATGGATTATCTCTGATTGCAAGGTGAATAAAAAGAGCGTATCCATTGATAAAGACGAGGATGCGTACAAGCTTCGATATCTTCAGCAGGGTGAAACGGTTGATCCAAAACTAGAGAAATGCTTGGACGACAATCTTAAAGTAGTTG GGGAACTGACGAGCTTTATTTGTATGAAGTCAACGACGAAAGGATGCTTGGTGGTTGGGAATAAAAAGCAATTCGCTATTCAGAATTCACTAAGTTACGTCTGCAGATATTGCGCCTTTTATTGCGAATGTGAGAAACTCATTGATAGCAGCAGCATCCTTAACTCCTATTTGAGTGTCTCATGTATTAGTTGTGtggtttttattatgttttatcacatatttatttttattaattga
- the LOC117569411 gene encoding uncharacterized protein LOC117569411 isoform X1, translating to MTNTTTYLLYSYISLVLWQLMSNVFCETLNECINCTLYNGGCQMVKTGWSVFKMSRYDQFSVVKIPEFPGQSEVEYVYDENLANCVSDGYTITDRLETFVCFWSPLLGCQAVASKNVVNKRLMHRIACKICARYCNCSVRSGASDGINTSWILGSTWVCLLYCKGTQYLNY from the exons ATGACTAATACAACcacatatttattgtattcttACATTAGCTTAGTTTTATGGCAATTGATGAGCA ACGTATTTTGCGAAACGCTCAATGAATGCATCAATTGCACTTTATATAATGGAGGCTGTCAAATGGTTAAGACTGGTTGGAGTGTCTTTAAAATGTCTCGTTACGATCAATTTTCGGTTGTTAAGATACCCGAATTTCCTGGCCAATCCGAAGTAGAGTATGTATATGATGAAAATCTGGCCAACTGCGTCTCCGATGGCTATACAATTACTG ATAGATTAGAgacatttgtttgcttttggtcCCCTTTGTTGGGTTGTCAGGCTGTGGCGAGTAAAAATGTTGTGAACAAGAGACTTATGCATCGCATCGCCTGCAAGATTTGTGCCAGATATTGTAATTGCAGTGTTCGCAGTGGAGCCTCGGATGGAATTAATACAAGTTGGATTCTAGGATCGACTTGGGTGTGTTTATTATATTGCAAGGGCACTCaatacttaaattattaa
- the LOC117569411 gene encoding uncharacterized protein LOC117569411 isoform X2, producing MTNTTTYLLYSYISLVLWQLMSNVFCETLNECINCTLYNGGCQMVKTGWSVFKMSRYDQFSVVKIPEFPGQSEVEYVYDENLANCVSDGYTITD from the exons ATGACTAATACAACcacatatttattgtattcttACATTAGCTTAGTTTTATGGCAATTGATGAGCA ACGTATTTTGCGAAACGCTCAATGAATGCATCAATTGCACTTTATATAATGGAGGCTGTCAAATGGTTAAGACTGGTTGGAGTGTCTTTAAAATGTCTCGTTACGATCAATTTTCGGTTGTTAAGATACCCGAATTTCCTGGCCAATCCGAAGTAGAGTATGTATATGATGAAAATCTGGCCAACTGCGTCTCCGATGGCTATACAATTACTG ATTAG
- the LOC117571142 gene encoding gastrula zinc finger protein XlCGF52.1 yields the protein MFPLLPQPVFIVCRCCLEEQPPLSHNFSENDQLNVDLLSLAPNLKIQSNDVICDPCLQRLRDALEFRQSCEESERILRDRHEQALDDAVELLKREVGETETLPILTYVEPVDFGNLDLFDALEPSYEPSLPALTLHCNDRGTLNTPLHLTATLETLEPPQASKLKRKRVETSRSRTPKSLRPCTECEKKFTRTFQLKLHLMSVHGLGNGLRYPCEVCSKSFASRHSLHYHVTSLHSTERPFACELCDRRFVLRTQLNSHARMHTGETKPRIFKCNICAKTWPTKSDLRTHMRSHDPDMSKRPFKCDKCEKAFYTRGHLSSHNLVHTGEKPHTCTYCKKSYQSVGNLNNHIVRQHSSELEEQREL from the exons atgttccCGCTGCTTCCTCAACCCGTATTCATAgtctgccgctgctgcttggAGGAGCAGCCGCCGCTCAGTCACAACTTCAGCGAGAACGATCAACTCAATGTCGATTTGCTGTCGCTGGCACCCAATCTGAAAATCCAATCCAACGATGTCATATGCGATCCGTGCCTGCAACGTCTACGCGATGCTCTTGAGTTCCGGCAAAGCTGCGAGGAATCCGAGCGAATTCTCCGTGACCGTCACGAACAGGCGCTGGACGATGCGGTCGAGTTACTGAAGCGCGAAGTGGGCGAAACCGAAACGTTGCCAATCTTAACGTATGTGGAGCCGGTGGATTTTG GTAATCTGGATCTGTTTGATGCCCTTGAACCCAGCTATGAGCCATCATTGCCAGCGCTCACGTTGCATTGCAACGATAGAGGCACATTGAACACACCTCTACATTTGACCGCAACACTGGAGACGTTGGAGCCACCGCAAGCTTCCAAACTGAAGCGTAAGCGAGTAGAAACCTCACGTTCCCGCACCCCAAAATCGCTGCGACCTTGCACGGAGTGCGAGAAGAAATTCACACGCACCTTTCAGCTGAAGTTGCACCTGATGTCGGTGCATGGTCTGGGCAACGGACTCCGCTATCCGTGCGAAGTGTGCTCCAAGAGCTTTGCCTCGCGGCACAGTCTGCACTATCATGTCACGTCGCTGCACTCCACCGAACGTCCATTTGCCTGTGAGCTCTGCGATCGCCGGTTTGTGCTCCGCACTCAGTTGAACTCACACGCCCGGATGCATACGGGAGAGACGAAGCCGCGCATCTTTAAGTGCAACATATGCGCAAAGACGTGGCCAACGAAGTCGGATCTGCGCACTCATATGCGCAGCCATGACCCGGATATGTCCAAACGACCCTTTAAGTGCGACAAATGCGAGAAGGCGTTTTACACACGGGGTCATCTCAGTTCGCATAATTTGGTCCACACGGGGGAGAAGCCTCATACCTGCACTTACTGTAAAAAGTCCTATCAAAGTGTGGGCAATCTCAACAATCATATAGTCCGACAGCACTCGAGTGAGCTGGAGGAGCAGCGGGAACTTTGA